One genomic region from Salvia hispanica cultivar TCC Black 2014 chromosome 2, UniMelb_Shisp_WGS_1.0, whole genome shotgun sequence encodes:
- the LOC125205179 gene encoding xyloglucan endotransglucosylase protein 2-like produces the protein MAVALYKEASTLFFPTPSHSIQRNMGDQSLWSLSLGLLMLFGGALAAAPRKAVDVPFGRNYVPTWAFDHIKYLNGGSEIQLVLDRNTGTGFQSKGSYLFGHFSMHLKLVGGDSAGTVTAFYLSSQNSEHDEIDFEFLGNRSGQPYILQTNVYTGGKGDKEQRIYLWFDPTTSFHTYSVLWNLYQIVFFVDDVPIRVFKNSKDLGVKFPFNQPMKLYSSLWNADDWATRGGLEKTDWSKAPFVAAYRGFHIDGCEASVQAKFCDTQGKRWWDQKEFQDLDAYQWRRLQWVRSKYTIYNYCTDRTRNQTPPPECKRDRDI, from the exons ATGGCCGTAGCCCTATATAAGGAGGCCTCCACTCTCTTCTTCCCAACACCATCTCATTCTATCCAAAG AAACATGGGTGATCAGTCCCTTTGGAGTCTGTCATTAGGGCTGCTGATGCTCTTCGGCGGAGCACTAGCGGCTGCACCTAGAAAAGCGGTGGATGTTCCCTTCGGCAGAAACTACGTCCCAACTTGGGCTTTTGACCACATCAAATACCTCAATGGTGGCTCTGAGATCCAGCTCGTTCTTGACAGAAACACTG GCACTGGATTCCAATCTAAGGGCTCATACCTATTTGGGCATTTTAGTATGCATTTGAAGCTGGTTGGTGGGGATTCCGCTGGAACCGTTACTGCTTTCTAT CTATCTTCCCAAAACTCAGAGCATGATGAAATAGACTTTGAATTCCTGGGAAACAGAAGTGGGCAGCCCTACATATTGCAAACAAATGTGTACACTGGTGGCAAAGGAGACAAAGAGCAAAGAATTTATCTTTGGTTTGATCCAACCACATCATTCCACACCTACTCTGTTTTGTGGAATCTCTACCAGATTGT ATTCTTCGTGGATGATGTCCCGATCAGGGTGTTCAAGAACAGCAAGGATCTCGGGGTGAAGTTCCCGTTCAACCAGCCGATGAAGCTGTACTCTAGCCTGTGGAACGCGGACGACTGGGCCACTAGGGGAGGCTTGGAGAAGACTGACTGGTCCAAGGCCCCCTTCGTGGCCGCGTACCGAGGCTTCCACATTGACGGCTGCGAGGCCTCGGTGCAGGCCAAGTTCTGCGACACGCAGGGGAAGCGCTGGTGGGACCAGAAGGAGTTCCAGGACCTGGACGCCTACCAGTGGCGCCGCCTGCAGTGGGTCCGGAGCAAGTACACCATCTATAACTACTGCACCGACCGGACCCGCAACCAGACCCCGCCACCGGAGTGCAAGAGAGACAGGGACATATGA